The following nucleotide sequence is from Alphaproteobacteria bacterium.
TACGACGTGCAGAACGTCTCCCTCGTCCATCACGTCAACCAGGCGCTCCGCGCGCACACGCTATATGCGCGGGACACGGATTATATCGTCAAGGACGACAAGATCGTCATCATCGACGAATTTACCGGCCGCATGATGGAGGGCCGGCGTTTCTCCGAGGGGCTGCATCAGGCACTCGAAGCCAAGGAAGGCGTGACCATTCAGGTGGAGAACCAGACGCTCGCCTCCATTTCCTTCCAGAACTATTTCCGCCTTTATCCCAAGCTGTCCGGCATGACCGGCACGGCCATGACCGAGGCAGCGGAGTTCGAGGAGATTTACGGCCTTCGCGTCGTCTCGATACCAACCAACCGGCCGACGATCCGGGTGGACAATGACGACGAGGTCTACCGGACCCTCGGTGAGAAAACCGAGGCGATCCTCGATCAGATTGCGGCCTGCCAGGAACGCGACCAGCCCGTCCTTGTCGGCACTGTCAGCATCGAGAAAAGCGAACAGCTCTCGGCCGCGCTCAAAAAGCGCAAGATCAGGCACAATGTGCTGAATGCACGCTACCACGTCCAGGAAGCCGAGATCATCGTGCAGGCGGGTGAGCCGGGCGCGGTCACCATCGCCACCAACATGGCCGGCCGCGGCACCGATATCCAGCTCGGCGGTAACGCTGAGGCACTTCTCGAGAAACGGGTCTCCGACATTTCGGATCCCGCAAAACGCGCCACGGAAGAGGCGCGGCTCGCGCCCGAAATAGAGGCCGAAGTGGCGGAAAAGCGCGAACGGGTCAAGGCCGCGGGCGGGCTTTTCGTCCTCGGCACGGAGCGCCATGAAAGCCGGCGGATCGACAACCAGCTTCGCGGCCGTTCCGGCCGACAGGGCGATCCGGGTGAAAGCAAGTTTTTCCTGTCGCTCGAGGATGATCTGATGCGGATCTTCGGCTCGGATCGCATGGACGGGATGCTCCAGCGTCTCGGCCTGGAGGAGGGCGAGGCGATCACGCACCCCTGGATCAACAAGGCGCTCGAGAAGGCACAGCAGAAGGTCGAGGCCCGCAACTTCGAGATTCGCAAGAACCTCCTCAAGTACGACGATGTGATGAATGACCAGCGCAAGGTCATCTACGAGCAGCGCCGCGACATCATGATGGCGGAAGGCGTCGCCGAGACGATCCGCGACATGCGCCACGAGGTGCTTGAGGACACCGTGGCCCGCTGCATTCCGGCCAAGTCCCAGCCCGAGGAATGGGATATCGACGGCCTCCACGCGGAATGTCTGCGCCTGCTCAACCTGAACCTGCCGGTCCGGGACTGGGCCGACGAGGACGGTGTCGCCGAGGCGGAAATCCGCGAGCGCCTGATCGAGGCGGGCGACCGCAAGATGGCCGAAAAGGCCGCCACCTACGGGCCGGAGATCATGCGCTCGGCCGAGAAAAGCATCCTTCTCCAGTTGCTCGACCAGACCTGGAAGGACCATCTGCTGCAGCTCGATCACCTGCGCCAAGGCATCAATCTGCGCGCCTACGGGCAGAAGAACCCGCTCAACGAATACAAGTTCGAAGCCTTCAAGATGTTCAGCGCCATGCTGTCACGGCTGCGCGAAGAGGTGGTCTCGGTTCTCTCGCATCTGGAAATCCGCGTGGGCGGGCCCAACCCGGCCGACTCGCTGCCGCACGAGCCATCCAATGTGACCGAATCGCGCGAAGATCCCGCGCTTGCGGGCAGAGCCGCCGGCAATGGCCCGGCGC
It contains:
- the secA gene encoding preprotein translocase subunit SecA, whose translation is MLNVLAKKLFGSANERVLKSFSGTVQIINELEAETAALDDAALRARTADFRARLADGIPLDEILPEAFATVREAARRTLGQRHYDVQLIGGMVLHKGMIAEMKTGEGKTLVATLAAYLNALPGTGVHVVTVNDYLAERDANWMGEIYRFLGLTVGVIKHGLSDAERKAAYAADITYATNNELGFDYLRDNMKFRLDDMAQRDFNFAIVDEVDNILIDEARTPLIISGPAEDSSTLYAQVDKLIPLLGEDDFEKDEKHRAVTLTETGAERVEELLNEHGLIEEGALYDVQNVSLVHHVNQALRAHTLYARDTDYIVKDDKIVIIDEFTGRMMEGRRFSEGLHQALEAKEGVTIQVENQTLASISFQNYFRLYPKLSGMTGTAMTEAAEFEEIYGLRVVSIPTNRPTIRVDNDDEVYRTLGEKTEAILDQIAACQERDQPVLVGTVSIEKSEQLSAALKKRKIRHNVLNARYHVQEAEIIVQAGEPGAVTIATNMAGRGTDIQLGGNAEALLEKRVSDISDPAKRATEEARLAPEIEAEVAEKRERVKAAGGLFVLGTERHESRRIDNQLRGRSGRQGDPGESKFFLSLEDDLMRIFGSDRMDGMLQRLGLEEGEAITHPWINKALEKAQQKVEARNFEIRKNLLKYDDVMNDQRKVIYEQRRDIMMAEGVAETIRDMRHEVLEDTVARCIPAKSQPEEWDIDGLHAECLRLLNLNLPVRDWADEDGVAEAEIRERLIEAGDRKMAEKAATYGPEIMRSAEKSILLQLLDQTWKDHLLQLDHLRQGINLRAYGQKNPLNEYKFEAFKMFSAMLSRLREEVVSVLSHLEIRVGGPNPADSLPHEPSNVTESREDPALAGRAAGNGPARESGGTVRNAPPAGVDADPRNPATWGKVPRNAPCPCGSGKKYKHCHGKLA